A region from the Desulfobaccales bacterium genome encodes:
- a CDS encoding MarC family protein, translating to MENPLTLFIGTFTTMLAVVNPLESLPIYLKLLSGQDEQAHLRVARLSCLYATLLIFFFLVFGTVMLQIFSVSLSMVRIVGGIILMRIGFSLFLPSPSGGVLHTGGSGANGQELDIAFVPLAMPLMFGPGVLATVLGMCSLVRHPITEFTSLLAISFACLAAMFVIYLTLAYARYLMRRLGAKGIDAATRIVGFFVSAMGMGLVFHGIIEALQNYHVIPVG from the coding sequence ATGGAAAACCCGCTGACTCTGTTTATCGGTACTTTTACCACGATGTTGGCAGTCGTCAATCCCCTGGAATCCCTCCCCATTTATCTGAAACTCCTGTCAGGGCAGGATGAACAGGCTCACCTCCGGGTCGCCCGCCTTTCCTGTCTTTATGCCACGTTATTAATTTTTTTCTTTCTGGTGTTCGGTACCGTCATGCTGCAGATCTTTTCAGTATCGCTCAGCATGGTTCGCATCGTCGGCGGCATCATTCTGATGCGCATCGGGTTTTCTCTGTTTTTACCCTCCCCTTCGGGCGGGGTGCTTCATACAGGAGGGAGCGGTGCCAATGGGCAAGAATTGGACATCGCCTTCGTGCCGTTGGCCATGCCGCTGATGTTCGGTCCGGGAGTCCTGGCCACCGTACTGGGCATGTGTTCGCTGGTGCGCCATCCCATCACCGAGTTCACCTCACTGCTCGCCATATCCTTCGCCTGTCTGGCTGCGATGTTCGTCATTTACCTGACCCTGGCCTATGCCAGGTATCTTATGCGTCGCCTCGGCGCCAAGGGGATAGACGCCGCCACCCGTATCGTCGGCTTTTTCGTTTCCGCCATGGGCATGGGGCTGGTCTTCCATGGCATAATCGAGGCCTTGCAAAATTATCATGTTATCCCCGTGGGATGA
- a CDS encoding ABC transporter permease, with translation MFRRIRHIIIKEFIQVLRDKKLRFFLIVPPLVQLLTYGYVVNFDIKKVAVAVFDESRTMESRQLIDRFTSTDWFYVKYFVNSKNEILRRIDAGDITMALWIQWDFATRMRQGKSGKIQVIVDATDSNAALIVNRYAGTVIATYNQEQLEQRFNSRGHDWVGRFSLPLEVEPRAWFNENLISRFSMVPGVIAMVVLLISLMLTALSVVREKEIGTLEQILVTPIRPIELMLGKTIPFVIISMLEVVMVTIVGVLWFEVPFRGSIIVLLLGTLAFLFNSVGVGLLISTISSTQQQAMMAGNLYLTPAILLSGLVFPIANMPVFFQLLTKLNPLMYFIVVTQGVFLKGAGLALLWPEMLSMTVLGLGMLALAVARFKVHLA, from the coding sequence ATGTTTCGCCGCATCCGCCATATCATCATCAAAGAATTCATCCAGGTCCTGCGGGACAAAAAGCTCCGCTTTTTTCTCATCGTGCCGCCTTTGGTGCAGCTCCTCACTTACGGCTACGTGGTCAACTTCGACATCAAAAAAGTGGCCGTGGCCGTCTTCGATGAAAGCCGTACCATGGAATCCCGGCAGCTCATCGACCGCTTCACTTCTACTGACTGGTTTTATGTCAAGTACTTCGTCAACAGCAAAAACGAGATTCTCCGCCGCATCGACGCAGGCGACATCACCATGGCCTTATGGATTCAGTGGGATTTCGCCACCCGGATGCGCCAGGGCAAATCGGGCAAGATCCAGGTGATTGTCGACGCCACCGATTCCAACGCCGCGCTTATCGTCAACCGTTATGCCGGTACGGTCATCGCCACTTACAACCAGGAACAACTGGAGCAGCGCTTTAACAGCAGAGGCCATGATTGGGTCGGCCGTTTCAGCCTCCCCCTGGAGGTGGAGCCTCGGGCCTGGTTCAACGAAAACCTCATCAGCCGGTTCTCCATGGTGCCCGGAGTCATCGCCATGGTGGTGCTCTTGATCAGCCTGATGCTCACGGCCCTGTCCGTGGTCCGGGAAAAAGAGATCGGCACCCTGGAGCAAATCCTGGTGACCCCCATCCGGCCCATCGAGTTGATGCTTGGCAAGACCATTCCCTTTGTCATCATCTCCATGCTGGAAGTGGTCATGGTTACTATAGTCGGGGTTTTGTGGTTCGAGGTGCCCTTCCGGGGCAGCATCATAGTGTTGCTCCTGGGCACCCTGGCCTTTCTTTTCAATTCCGTTGGGGTGGGATTGCTCATTTCCACCATTTCCTCCACCCAGCAGCAGGCCATGATGGCCGGCAACCTCTATTTAACCCCGGCCATTCTCTTGTCGGGGCTGGTCTTTCCCATCGCCAACATGCCGGTGTTTTTCCAATTACTGACGAAACTTAACCCCTTAATGTACTTCATCGTCGTGACCCAAGGGGTCTTCCTCAAGGGCGCCGGTCTGGCCCTGCTGTGGCCCGAAATGCTCTCCATGACCGTTTTAGGCCTGGGCATGCTGGCCCTGGCCGTAGCCCGCTTCAAGGTCCATCTGGCGTAA
- a CDS encoding efflux RND transporter periplasmic adaptor subunit: MKSRLNPNNFPWLVGSTGLARAALAVLMIACLQFTSCSSEKKKPAPPPVPVLVATVTERTVPVELKAIANVEAYSTVSIKSRLAGQLVQVNFKEGQDVKAGELLFVIDPRPYEAALKQVQANLERDKALANKAKADAVRYAELIRKHFVSQQEYDQAKATAESLGATVNADQVAVQNAQLNLSYCYIKAPISGRTGALIAQQGNMIKENADTAMVIINQIQPIYVSFALPEQSLAEIRKYMAAGKVPVEAIIAKQEDNPEVGVLTFIDNTVDKATGTILCKATFANEPKRLWPGLFVNVVVKLATQPHTVLVPSQAIQTSQEGQIVFVVKPDLSVEVRPVEVDRNIDGEIIIKKGLKPGEQVVTDGQLRLSPGAKVQIKSGL; the protein is encoded by the coding sequence TTGAAATCTCGACTGAACCCCAATAATTTCCCCTGGCTGGTTGGCTCCACGGGTTTGGCCCGAGCCGCCCTGGCTGTCCTTATGATTGCCTGTCTGCAGTTCACCTCCTGCTCCAGCGAAAAAAAGAAGCCCGCACCCCCGCCGGTGCCGGTCCTGGTGGCTACCGTGACCGAAAGGACGGTGCCCGTGGAATTAAAGGCCATCGCCAACGTCGAGGCCTACTCCACCGTATCCATCAAGTCCCGGCTGGCAGGTCAGTTGGTCCAGGTCAATTTCAAGGAAGGCCAGGACGTCAAAGCGGGGGAGCTCCTTTTCGTTATAGATCCCCGCCCTTATGAGGCGGCTTTAAAGCAGGTCCAAGCCAACCTGGAAAGAGATAAGGCCCTGGCTAACAAGGCCAAGGCCGATGCGGTGCGTTACGCCGAGTTGATCCGCAAGCACTTCGTCAGCCAGCAGGAGTACGACCAGGCTAAGGCCACCGCCGAATCCCTGGGCGCCACGGTTAATGCCGACCAGGTGGCCGTGCAAAATGCCCAGCTCAATCTCAGTTATTGTTATATCAAGGCCCCCATCAGCGGCCGCACCGGCGCCCTGATCGCCCAACAGGGAAACATGATCAAAGAAAACGCCGATACCGCCATGGTGATCATCAACCAGATCCAGCCCATCTATGTATCGTTTGCTCTCCCCGAGCAGAGCCTGGCGGAAATCCGGAAATACATGGCGGCAGGGAAAGTTCCGGTGGAGGCCATCATTGCCAAACAGGAGGACAACCCCGAGGTGGGCGTCCTCACTTTTATCGACAACACCGTGGATAAAGCGACGGGAACCATCTTGTGCAAGGCCACTTTTGCCAACGAGCCCAAACGGCTGTGGCCGGGCCTGTTCGTTAACGTGGTGGTGAAGCTCGCCACGCAGCCCCATACCGTTCTGGTTCCCTCCCAGGCTATTCAAACCAGCCAGGAAGGTCAGATCGTCTTTGTGGTGAAACCCGACCTTAGCGTTGAAGTGCGTCCCGTGGAAGTGGACCGTAATATCGATGGCGAAATCATCATTAAGAAAGGGCTCAAACCTGGGGAACAGGTCGTGACCGACGGCCAACTGCGCCTTTCGCCCGGAGCCAAGGTCCAGATCAAGAGCGGGCTCTAA
- a CDS encoding efflux RND transporter periplasmic adaptor subunit — protein MKLTRRFIPIILAAVAVVGVLVYWLVWWESRPPKNILPLEGHMEATETDLAFKVAGIIQYIFFQEGEWVSMSQVVAGLEAKDLKDEVDRARATLAASKANLTKFETGYRPQEIKEAEAQVGKTKADLVNKKLDYQRYESLYQRKVVPALTRDKFEADYLMAKESHKSAQEQFNMLKEGFRVEDIDQARGQFKEVQAGLELALTRLGYGTIASPVNGVVLVRPMEPGMTAAVGAPVLTLGDMDNIYFQGYIPETDLAKVKFGMQAYVTTDSYPGKKYPAWVSFISAKAEFTPKTVETHKERVTLVYRCKIRAQNLNYDLKPGMPAEAVILLDSQPDQQPKP, from the coding sequence ATGAAGCTAACCCGGCGATTTATCCCGATCATCCTGGCCGCGGTGGCGGTGGTGGGTGTCCTGGTCTACTGGCTGGTATGGTGGGAGTCCCGGCCCCCCAAAAACATTTTGCCCTTGGAAGGGCATATGGAGGCCACCGAAACTGACCTGGCCTTTAAGGTGGCTGGCATCATTCAGTACATCTTTTTCCAGGAGGGTGAATGGGTCTCTATGAGCCAGGTGGTGGCCGGCCTGGAGGCCAAGGACCTGAAAGACGAGGTGGACCGGGCCCGGGCCACCCTGGCCGCCTCCAAGGCCAATCTCACCAAGTTTGAGACCGGCTATCGGCCTCAGGAGATCAAGGAAGCCGAGGCTCAGGTGGGCAAGACCAAGGCCGACCTGGTGAACAAGAAGTTGGATTACCAGCGCTACGAAAGCCTCTATCAAAGAAAAGTCGTCCCCGCCCTCACCCGGGACAAGTTCGAGGCCGATTATCTCATGGCCAAAGAATCTCATAAGAGCGCCCAGGAACAATTCAATATGCTCAAAGAAGGCTTCCGGGTGGAAGATATCGACCAGGCCCGGGGCCAGTTCAAAGAGGTCCAGGCCGGTCTGGAGTTGGCCCTTACCCGCTTGGGCTACGGCACCATCGCTTCCCCGGTAAACGGCGTGGTCCTGGTGCGGCCCATGGAACCCGGTATGACCGCCGCGGTGGGCGCGCCGGTCCTTACCCTGGGGGATATGGACAATATCTATTTCCAGGGCTACATCCCGGAAACCGACCTGGCCAAGGTCAAGTTCGGCATGCAGGCCTACGTTACCACCGACTCTTATCCCGGCAAGAAATACCCGGCCTGGGTCTCTTTCATCAGTGCCAAGGCGGAATTTACTCCCAAGACGGTGGAGACCCATAAAGAGCGGGTCACCCTGGTCTACCGCTGTAAGATCCGGGCGCAAAACCTCAACTACGATTTGAAGCCGGGAATGCCGGCGGAAGCGGTCATTCTCCTTGACAGCCAACCAGACCAGCAGCCTAAGCCCTGA
- a CDS encoding ABC transporter permease: MDLKRTWAISRKELIHIRRDPISLLQVILLPIVLLLLYGYALTFDIKNVTVAVYDQEKSQFSEDFINQFRGADYFRLVKFTQDYDELKRMIMDHRVQVGILLPFDFSRQFQTGQTASCQALVDGTDSNTANIILGYIQAVTSAYNQKLLAQRIMAKGPGRGEMPVDSQTRFWFNEDLESRNYIVPGLIAVIMTVVGALLTALTVVRELERGSMEGLMATPLKRTELLLGKLGPYFLIGMFDMAMVMGMGQFLFQVPLRGSPLLMIGMSALFLIATLGQGLLISVTSENQLQAFQSAMLTTFLPAFLLSGFVFSIYLMPVPFQIVSYIVPARYLVTISKGIYLKGLGMEYLWPSALMLAGAATFFVVLSIKKFVKKIR; the protein is encoded by the coding sequence ATGGACCTAAAACGCACCTGGGCCATATCCCGCAAAGAGTTGATTCACATCCGGCGGGACCCCATCAGCCTCCTGCAGGTCATCCTGCTGCCCATCGTCCTGCTTTTGCTCTACGGCTACGCCCTCACCTTCGACATCAAGAACGTCACCGTGGCGGTCTATGACCAGGAGAAAAGCCAGTTCAGCGAAGACTTTATCAACCAGTTCCGGGGCGCCGACTATTTCCGCTTGGTGAAATTCACTCAAGATTACGATGAGTTGAAGCGTATGATCATGGATCATCGAGTCCAGGTGGGCATCCTGCTGCCCTTCGATTTTTCCCGGCAGTTTCAAACGGGGCAGACCGCCTCCTGCCAGGCCCTGGTAGACGGCACCGATTCCAACACCGCCAACATCATCCTGGGGTACATCCAGGCGGTGACTTCCGCTTATAATCAAAAGCTCCTGGCCCAGCGAATCATGGCTAAAGGGCCAGGCCGCGGCGAGATGCCGGTGGATTCCCAGACCCGCTTCTGGTTCAACGAGGATCTGGAGTCCCGCAACTATATCGTCCCGGGGCTCATTGCCGTGATCATGACGGTGGTGGGAGCCCTGCTCACCGCCCTGACCGTAGTAAGGGAGTTGGAGCGGGGCAGTATGGAGGGCCTCATGGCCACCCCCCTCAAACGCACGGAACTGCTGTTGGGGAAGTTGGGGCCCTATTTCCTCATCGGCATGTTTGACATGGCGATGGTTATGGGGATGGGCCAGTTTCTCTTTCAGGTGCCCCTCAGGGGCAGCCCCCTGCTTATGATCGGCATGTCGGCCCTCTTCCTCATCGCCACCCTGGGACAGGGCCTGCTCATCTCGGTGACCTCCGAAAACCAGTTGCAGGCCTTTCAATCGGCCATGCTCACTACCTTTCTACCGGCCTTTTTGTTGTCCGGGTTCGTATTTTCCATCTATCTGATGCCCGTCCCCTTCCAGATCGTCTCGTATATCGTCCCGGCCCGGTACCTGGTGACCATTTCCAAGGGCATCTATCTCAAGGGCCTGGGCATGGAGTATTTGTGGCCCAGCGCCCTGATGCTGGCCGGGGCCGCCACCTTTTTTGTGGTCTTGTCCATCAAGAAGTTCGTCAAAAAGATCAGATGA
- a CDS encoding ABC transporter ATP-binding protein yields MPDQEKAIVVKNLSRHFGTFKAVDNVSFEVNRGEIFGFLGPNGAGKSTTIRMLNGLLLPTSGEGRVGGFDIIRENAHIKENIGYMSQRFSLYDDLTAQENLTFFGGVYGLDPDRLEARITEVLNLVGLEDRRHTLTRILPLGLKQRLALASAIIHEPSILFLDEATSGVDPISRRNFWDLIYAMAQEGRTILVTTHYMEEAEFCDRLVLIYQGRIIAQGTPGELKGKVTETILAISPDNLDNALALIKKLPQVSEVAVFGDGLHIATPRPDETEPAIAQTLTANHIAFGRIERVPPSLEDAFISLVQQAEG; encoded by the coding sequence ATGCCGGACCAGGAAAAGGCCATTGTCGTAAAAAATCTCTCCCGCCATTTCGGGACCTTCAAGGCCGTGGACAACGTGAGCTTTGAGGTCAACCGGGGGGAGATCTTCGGCTTCCTGGGGCCCAACGGCGCCGGCAAATCCACCACCATCCGCATGCTCAACGGGCTGCTCCTGCCCACCAGCGGCGAGGGCCGGGTGGGGGGCTTTGACATCATCAGGGAAAACGCCCACATCAAAGAGAATATCGGCTATATGTCCCAGCGCTTTTCCCTCTATGATGACCTGACCGCCCAGGAGAACCTCACCTTTTTCGGGGGCGTCTACGGCCTGGACCCGGACCGGCTTGAGGCGCGCATCACCGAAGTGCTGAACCTGGTGGGGCTGGAGGACCGCCGGCACACCCTGACCCGCATCCTGCCCCTGGGTCTGAAGCAGCGCCTGGCTTTGGCTTCGGCCATCATCCACGAGCCCTCCATCCTGTTTCTGGATGAAGCAACCAGCGGGGTGGACCCCATTTCCCGACGCAATTTTTGGGACCTGATCTACGCCATGGCCCAGGAAGGCCGGACCATCCTGGTCACCACCCACTACATGGAGGAAGCCGAGTTCTGCGACCGGCTGGTTTTGATCTACCAGGGGCGCATCATCGCCCAGGGTACGCCCGGCGAACTCAAAGGCAAGGTGACGGAAACGATCTTGGCGATTTCTCCCGACAACCTGGACAACGCCCTGGCTTTGATCAAAAAACTCCCCCAAGTGTCCGAGGTCGCAGTCTTCGGGGACGGCCTTCACATCGCCACCCCCCGGCCCGACGAAACCGAACCGGCCATCGCCCAAACCCTGACCGCCAACCACATTGCCTTTGGCCGCATCGAACGGGTGCCCCCGAGCCTGGAAGACGCCTTCATTTCCCTGGTACAACAGGCCGAGGGGTAA
- a CDS encoding ABC transporter ATP-binding protein — MTANQTSSLSPDPAIRIQGLTKRFGTLTAVDHLDLEVASGEAFALVGPDAAGKTTTMRMLVGIMDPDDGQAQVLGFDTVKDSEALKEQIGYMPQRFGLYDDLTVTENLVFYADIYRVSRKERDQRMPQLLGFSNLTPFQDRLASNLSGGMRQKLGLACALIHTPRLLFLDEPTFGVDPISRREFWEILYRLLGTGLTIFLSTAYMDEAERAHRVGLMHNGRLLMVDSPKTIKSSFQGQLLQARASNLWTARKVLGDHPLARQTLAMGDRLMITVDDAAAAAGPLQKVLEEAGLTDISMERAAPNLEDLFVQVVRRDEKTEGEKGKRRKGEKGRD, encoded by the coding sequence TTGACAGCCAACCAGACCAGCAGCCTAAGCCCTGACCCTGCCATTCGCATCCAGGGGCTGACCAAACGGTTCGGGACGCTGACCGCGGTGGATCATCTGGACCTGGAGGTGGCTTCCGGAGAGGCCTTTGCCCTGGTGGGGCCGGATGCGGCGGGCAAGACCACCACCATGCGCATGCTGGTGGGCATCATGGACCCGGACGACGGTCAGGCCCAGGTCCTGGGTTTCGATACGGTCAAAGACTCGGAGGCCCTCAAAGAGCAGATCGGTTACATGCCCCAGCGCTTCGGCCTCTACGACGACCTGACCGTGACCGAAAACTTGGTCTTCTATGCCGACATTTACCGGGTCTCCCGGAAGGAACGGGATCAGCGAATGCCCCAACTCCTGGGCTTTTCCAACCTGACCCCCTTCCAGGACCGGCTGGCCAGCAATCTTTCCGGCGGGATGCGCCAGAAGTTGGGCCTGGCCTGCGCCCTGATCCACACCCCCCGGCTGCTCTTCCTGGATGAACCCACCTTTGGGGTGGACCCCATCTCCCGGCGGGAATTCTGGGAAATTCTCTATCGGCTCCTGGGCACCGGCCTTACCATCTTTTTATCCACCGCCTACATGGATGAGGCCGAACGGGCCCACCGCGTGGGCCTGATGCACAACGGCCGCCTGCTGATGGTGGATTCTCCCAAGACCATCAAGAGTTCCTTCCAGGGCCAACTCCTTCAGGCCCGGGCCTCCAACCTGTGGACGGCCAGGAAGGTGCTCGGCGATCACCCCCTGGCGCGCCAAACCCTGGCCATGGGCGACCGCCTGATGATCACGGTGGACGACGCTGCCGCAGCCGCGGGCCCCTTACAAAAAGTCCTGGAGGAGGCCGGCCTCACCGATATATCCATGGAGCGGGCCGCGCCCAACCTGGAGGACCTCTTTGTCCAGGTGGTCCGCCGGGATGAAAAAACCGAGGGCGAAAAGGGGAAAAGGCGAAAAGGCGAAAAAGGGCGGGATTAA